AGATATTACGTTGACCAGTACCTGTGAGCACCATTTAGTAACGATTGACGGAAAATGTACTGTGGCCTATCTGCCAAAGAACAAGATTATTGGACTTTCGAAGATTAACCGCATTGTGCGTTTCTTTTCCCAGCGCCCACAAGTTCAGGAGCGGTTGACGCGTCAAATCTTGGTAGCTCTGCAAACATTGTTAGAAACCGACAACGTAGCAGTCCATATGAATGCGACTCACTACTGTGTGAAAGCGCGTGGTGTTATGGATGCTACCAGTGCGACGACGACAACGGCTTTGGGTGGCATATTTAAATCGAATGCTTCAACCCGTGCTGAGTTTCTTCACGGCATCGGCTAACAATACCAATCGTAGTAAGTTTCTGATCACCTACCTGCTGTGATTGGTACAAATCAGGCTGGTATAAAACAGCTTAAAAAGAAAAAGCGCCGATTGGCGCTTTTTCTGTCTCTACCGTTTCGGATTATTTCAGAACAGCAGCAATACCTTTACATAGTGGGCCCATGTTTGAGCGGGTCATACCAGCAACGCTAATGCGTCCAGAGCCTACAATGTAAACACCGAACTCTTCTTTCAGTTGGTTCACTTGTTCTTTGGTCAGGCCAGAGAAAGAGAACATGCCGTTTTGACGTTCGATGAAGCTGAAGTCGCGGTCTACACCTTCTTCTTTCAAGGTCGCTACAAACAGTTCGCGCATTGCTTGAATACGAACACGCATGTCTGCCACTTCCTGCTCCCACTCTGCGCGCAGTGCCTCATCGTTCAGGATAACAGTCACAACCGCAGCGCCGTGTGCTGGTGGGTTAGAGTAGATAACGCGCGCAATGCTCTTTACTTGGCTAAATGCAGTTGCTGCTTGCTCGGCAGAGTGACCGACCAGTGTGAATGCACCAACACGCTCATTGTACAGACCGAAGTTTTTCGAGAATGAACTTGCGACCAGAAGCTCTGAACAGCTTTCAGTGAAAATACGCAGACCCGCAGCATCTTCTTCAACGCCTTTCGCAAAACCTTGGTATGCGAAGTCAAACAGAGGCAGAAGACCTTTTTCTTTCACCAGTGCTGCCAGTTGTTGCCATTGGCCAGCATCTGGGTCGATACCGGTTGGGTTATGGCAGCAGCCGTGCAGAAGCACAACATCACCAGCGTTTGCGGTTTGTAGGTCAGCCAGCATGGCATCGAAATCCATGTCTTTGGTTTCTGCGTTGTAGTAGCTGTACTGTGCTACTTCCAGACCTGCCGCTGCGAATACGCCATTGTGGTTTGCCCAAGTTGGGTTGCTGACCCAAACTTTCACGTCGCCAAGTTGGCGTTTAATGAATTCCGCCGCCAGACGAAGAGCACCGGTACCGCCCGGAGCTTGTGCAGTTTGTGCACGTTTGTCTGCAATTACTGGAGCGTCAGCGCCGAACAGCAGTTTTTGCACTGCCAGACCGTATTCAGGGGTACCTGGAATCGCCAGATAAGATTTAGTGGTTTCGTTTTCCAGCAGAACAGCTTCTGCTTTTTTAACTGTAGCCAGAACAGGGGTGTTTCCGGATTCATCCTTGTAAATACCTACACCCAAATTGATTTTCTCAGCGCGGGCATCGGCTTTGAATTCTTCGGTTAGGCCTAGAATAGGGTCGGCCGGAGCCGCAGCAATTTTTTCAAACATCTTCGTTCATCCATGGCGTTAGTAACTTTCTTTTTTTATAACATTTGGCTGATCGTAATAAAACGGAAATTTAAGGATTTTTTACGATTAGCTATCACTTGGCTACCGGATGACAATAAAGCCTCTATTTCTCTATCTTTTCTCATTGGCGTGATTCAGAACAGCCAAGTTTTGGAGGAGTGACACAAAATCCTGAAACATGCATGAGAAGGGGAGTGGGACGTGCCAGAGAAGACGAAAACCTCGCCCACCAGATGAAGAAAAATTACAGACAAAAAAGGCCGCTTTCGCGACCTTTTTAAACATCCAAAATGGATTAGAAGTTTGCGCTACGTGGTGTACGTGGGAATGGGATAACGTCACGAACGTTGCCCATACCTGTCACGTAAGAAACCAGACGCTCGAAGCCTAGACCGAAACCCGCATGTGGTACGGTGCCGTAACGGCGCAGGTCGCGATACCAGTTCATGTGTTCTGGGTCGATATTCATCGCACGCATACGCTCGTCTAGTACATCCAGACGTTCTTCACGCTGTGCACCACCGATGATTTCACCGATGCCTGGTGCCAGAACGTCCATGGCAGCAACAGTCTTACCGTCGTCGTTCAAACGCATGTAGAAAGCTTTGATGTCTTTCGGGTAGTTTTTAACGATAACAGGGGCGTTGAAGTGTTCTTCAGCCAGGAAGCGCTCGTGCTCAGAAGCTAGATCGATACCCCACTCAACAGGAAATTCGAACTTCTTGCCAGATTTGATAAGGATGTCGATAGCATCGGTGTAGTCTACCTGAGCGAAATCAGAGTCAACAAACTTCTCAAGACGGCTGATGGCCTCTTTATCGATACGCTGAGCAAAGAATTCCAAGTCGTCACGGCGCTCTTCAAGCACGGCCTTAAACACAAACTTCAGCATGTCTTCGGCCAGCTTTGCTACATCGTCAAGCTCTGCAAACGCGACTTCTGGCTCAACCATCCAAAACTCCGCAAGGTGGCGGCTGGTGTTTGAGTTTTCAGCACGGAAAGTAGGACCGAAGGTATAAACCTTACTGATCGCACACGCGTATGCTTCAGCGTTCAACTGACCAGATACTGTCAGAAAGGTCTCTTTGCCGAAGAAATCTTCGTTGTAATCTACCGCGCCTTTATCGTCACGTGGCAGGTTTTCCATATCCAGCGTAGAAACACGGAACATCTCACCAGCACCTTCAGCGTCAGATGCTGTGATTAGTGGAGCAGATACCCAGAAGTAACCTTGCTCGTGGTAGAAGCGGTGAATCGCTTGTGCCAGACAGTTACGTACACGTGCTACTGCACCAATGACGTTGGTGCGCGGGCGCAGGTGAGCCACTTCACGCAGGTACTCAATCGAGTGACGGGTTTTCGCCATTGGGTACGTGTCTGCATCTTCAACCCAACCAACCACTTTCACGTTAGTTGCTTGCAGCTCGTATGCCTGACCTTGTCCCGGGCTTTCTACCACTTTACCGGTAACTTCTACAGAGCAGCCTGTGGTAAGACGCAATACTTCTTCCTGGTAATTATTCAGCTCATTAGGAACAACCGCCTGAATAGGGTCAAAACAAGAGCCGTCATAAATGGCAAGGAAAGAAATACCGGCTTTTGAATCACGACGTGTGCGGATCCAACCGCGAACAGTGACTTCTGTGTCTACTGCCGCTTTGCCGTGCAGGACGTCTGCTACAGGCACATAGTTCATAATTTGCATCTAACTCCGTTGAAGAATATCCGACGATTCAGAGTCATCGGATTAGGATAATTCGCACTAGGACTGGCAAGTTTACCCGCATACCTGAGCTACCTCAAGATGCAGGTGTCGTAAGGATTGATGGTGCGATGAGATCGAAGAAAAAACCAGCTAAATTCGGAAGGTGGAGAGTTAAAGCAGTATTTGTTTTTTCCTTTTCACCTTGAGGTTTGCTTTAACTTCATTAGAGCTGTCCCCCATAGACAGGAAAAATTCAGAACTGATTCAGTTTGAGCTCAACGTAATAATTGAGTAGCATCGCCGCGCAATGTAAAAACTCTCGATCACAGGAACGCTAAAAATGCATACCGAACTGTTTAAAGAATTCATGTTTGAAGCGGCACACCGACTGCCGAATGTTCCAGAGGGGCATAAGTGTGGGCGCCTACATGGCCACTCTTTTTTGGTTCGTATCTATGTAGCAGGCGAAGTAGACCCACATACTGGCTGGGTGATTGATTTCTCCGAGATTAAACAAGCATTCAAACCGATTTATGATCGTCTTGACCACTACTATCTGAATGATATTGAAGGTCTGGAAAACCCAACCAGTGAAGTGTTGGCAAAGTGGATTTGGGATCAGCTCAAGCCTGAACTTCCAATCTTGAGCAAAGTGATGATTAAAGAAACCTGTACTGCGGGCTGTATTTACACGGGCGAGTGAGCGGTTCGATATTAATCGTTGAATAAGAAAGGGCCAAATTGGCCCTTTTTTTATGCCTTGAAAAATAAGCAGTCTATACGCTTAATTCAGGCAATCTCTAGATACTTATGCGTCTGTATTGATAAACGCCAGTTTCTTTTTATGCAGACTTCAATACACAGGTTTGTCGCACGTGCTTTTTGGCTGATAGGCTGCAGAGCAACTTCTTTTCCAGTTAAATCAGTATCTTTCAGTAGATCGTCAAGTTTCTCAATATCTGTTTCCGTGCCAACAGGGTGCTTAATTTCATTCGCACGTTGAAGTGCTTCTGCCAGCACAGGCAGTTTTCCACGCATGTTGATTTTAGGAGAAACCGTCACCCAAGTGTTTGGTGTAGCCTTCACAGCGTATGTGCCACTGGTTTCGATTTGACAACGATAACCTTCTGATTCTAAGAGTGAAGTCAGCGGAAGTAGGTCAAACATGCAAGGTTCACCACCGGTAATCACTACATGTTTTGCGCTGTAGCTGGCCTGCAAATGTGTGAGGACCTCTTCAGCAGTTACTTGGGTCCACAGCGGGCTGTCGCCGTTTTTGGTGATGATGGTACCAAAGTCCCGTTCGTCTGCTGGCAGGGTATCCCACGTCTGACGCGTATCGCACCAAGGACAGCCCACAGGGCAACCTTGGAGGCGAACAAAGACAGAAGGCACGCCGGTGAAGGTACCTTCGCCCTGAATGGTTTCGAAAATTTCGTTGACGTTGTACATACCGCTATAACAGTCACTGATTCTAAAGAGGGGGCAGATTATGTCAGTTTCAGTCGTGGCTGTCTTGACCCGAAATGAACAGAAACATCTGTTACAGATTGAAATGTCGCTAACTTGTTGATTTTAGGAAACTGAACAATTTGTCTATGCGGTAAATCAATTAGCTCGTGACGTGGTTCACGACATTATCTCATGACGCTTCACAATTACTTCGCAAAGTAAAAAAATTCAATATTAAAGAATTTCACAGGGAGCATGGGATGATCCTCGCCCAGCCAGGACATATAGATCACATCAAGCGTAACAACGCTGGAGCAGTATATAAGTTGATCGATCAGCTAGGGCCAATCTCCCGAATTGAACTCTCTAAGCGCAGCCAGTTAGCGCCTGCCAGTATTACCAAAATTACCCGAGAATTGATTGAAGCGCATTTGGTCAAGGAGACCGAATACGGTGAACCTGTCAGCCGTGGGCGTCCTGCGATTGGTTTGGTGCTGAATAATGATGGCTGGCAATTCCTCTCCATTCGCTTAGGGCGAGGGTATCTGACGCTGGCGTTACATGAATTGGGTGGCAACATTCTGGTGGAGGAACGTCACGATATTCTGGTTCTCGAGCAGGACATACTGCTTGAATTGATTCAGCAGCATATCAATCAGTTCTTCTCAACACATTCCAATGTCGTTGACCGTGTTACTGCCATCGCTGTCTCACTTCCTGGTTTAGTCAACAG
The nucleotide sequence above comes from Grimontia kaedaensis. Encoded proteins:
- the asnS gene encoding asparagine--tRNA ligase produces the protein MNYVPVADVLHGKAAVDTEVTVRGWIRTRRDSKAGISFLAIYDGSCFDPIQAVVPNELNNYQEEVLRLTTGCSVEVTGKVVESPGQGQAYELQATNVKVVGWVEDADTYPMAKTRHSIEYLREVAHLRPRTNVIGAVARVRNCLAQAIHRFYHEQGYFWVSAPLITASDAEGAGEMFRVSTLDMENLPRDDKGAVDYNEDFFGKETFLTVSGQLNAEAYACAISKVYTFGPTFRAENSNTSRHLAEFWMVEPEVAFAELDDVAKLAEDMLKFVFKAVLEERRDDLEFFAQRIDKEAISRLEKFVDSDFAQVDYTDAIDILIKSGKKFEFPVEWGIDLASEHERFLAEEHFNAPVIVKNYPKDIKAFYMRLNDDGKTVAAMDVLAPGIGEIIGGAQREERLDVLDERMRAMNIDPEHMNWYRDLRRYGTVPHAGFGLGFERLVSYVTGMGNVRDVIPFPRTPRSANF
- the folE gene encoding GTP cyclohydrolase I FolE, giving the protein MTALSDSAKRVREALIARGIETPMQAGSSMTAQEKKEKIEYHMREILTAMDLDLEDDSLTETPIRIAKMYVDEVFSGLDYTNFPKITVIDNKMGCDEMVRVKDITLTSTCEHHLVTIDGKCTVAYLPKNKIIGLSKINRIVRFFSQRPQVQERLTRQILVALQTLLETDNVAVHMNATHYCVKARGVMDATSATTTTALGGIFKSNASTRAEFLHGIG
- the queD gene encoding 6-carboxytetrahydropterin synthase QueD, with product MHTELFKEFMFEAAHRLPNVPEGHKCGRLHGHSFLVRIYVAGEVDPHTGWVIDFSEIKQAFKPIYDRLDHYYLNDIEGLENPTSEVLAKWIWDQLKPELPILSKVMIKETCTAGCIYTGE
- the queE gene encoding 7-carboxy-7-deazaguanine synthase QueE → MYNVNEIFETIQGEGTFTGVPSVFVRLQGCPVGCPWCDTRQTWDTLPADERDFGTIITKNGDSPLWTQVTAEEVLTHLQASYSAKHVVITGGEPCMFDLLPLTSLLESEGYRCQIETSGTYAVKATPNTWVTVSPKINMRGKLPVLAEALQRANEIKHPVGTETDIEKLDDLLKDTDLTGKEVALQPISQKARATNLCIEVCIKRNWRLSIQTHKYLEIA
- a CDS encoding amino acid aminotransferase; translation: MFEKIAAAPADPILGLTEEFKADARAEKINLGVGIYKDESGNTPVLATVKKAEAVLLENETTKSYLAIPGTPEYGLAVQKLLFGADAPVIADKRAQTAQAPGGTGALRLAAEFIKRQLGDVKVWVSNPTWANHNGVFAAAGLEVAQYSYYNAETKDMDFDAMLADLQTANAGDVVLLHGCCHNPTGIDPDAGQWQQLAALVKEKGLLPLFDFAYQGFAKGVEEDAAGLRIFTESCSELLVASSFSKNFGLYNERVGAFTLVGHSAEQAATAFSQVKSIARVIYSNPPAHGAAVVTVILNDEALRAEWEQEVADMRVRIQAMRELFVATLKEEGVDRDFSFIERQNGMFSFSGLTKEQVNQLKEEFGVYIVGSGRISVAGMTRSNMGPLCKGIAAVLK